The DNA segment ACACGCAGCCAAATATCCGGTATTTAAAAATCCCGCGCCAAATGAACGTTGTGCTTTTTCTGCTATGGATTTTAAATTCTCATGAGAAGCTCTAATTGCTTCGTAGCTTGTAGGATTGGACGATGAAATACCGAGATCATCTAATGTCAATCCTGTTTCAACTGTGAAAAGAGAAGCATATTCCTTTATTTCTTCTACGTACGGCGCCAATTGTGCTTGCGAGAATTGACCAAGTGTAGGAATGCTACCGTCTTCCCCTTTATTGATTTGCAAGAAGTCTGATATCGCTGCTCTACCTGTTGCATTAATCGGCTCAGCATCAGGTTCCATCCCAAGTAAATATTTTTGTGGGAATGAATTCACTTCAGAACAAATTGCCATATTCATTAACGCATCCTTTGCATTATTCTGATGACTCATACATGCGCGACTAATCCGAGAATGGCCAAACGGGCGTTTTGCATCAGGACGATTCACGATAGGAACAAGCAACGGATATGGAGCCGTATTGTCTACTGAATATGGATCTAATCCATTTTGATAAATGACCATTTTACCTGGTATAAACCAAGCCTCAATCAAGGCATTGCCTTTATCGTCTCTTTTTAATACCGCATATCCTTCGGT comes from the Bulleidia sp. zg-1006 genome and includes:
- a CDS encoding phage portal protein: MEDYKGIEYLRRKLEAKRSRVETRYRYYEMKDSHQPRNLMVPVALQNKFKFTLGWCTKAVDSMADRLRFRGFKDDNFNMQQIFEMNNSDVLYDSAILGALITSCNFIYISEDDTGFPRLQVIDGGNATGIIDPITGMLTEGYAVLKRDDKGNALIEAWFIPGKMVIYQNGLDPYSVDNTAPYPLLVPIVNRPDAKRPFGHSRISRACMSHQNNAKDALMNMAICSEVNSFPQKYLLGMEPDAEPINATGRAAISDFLQINKGEDGSIPTLGQFSQAQLAPYVEEIKEYASLFTVETGLTLDDLGISSSNPTSYEAIRASHENLKSIAEKAQRSFGAGFLNTGYLAACVRDKYPYKRNQMHQTKPLWEPIYAPDASGIAALGDAALKVNQAVPGYIGNDSMRDILGIDGDNF